TAAGGCCCAGGTCCCCATGGGTCGGATTGCCGAGGCCCACGAATTCAGCGGGGCGATCCTGATGCTCGCATCGCACGCCTCCGATTACATGACCGGCCAAACGCTGGTGCTCGACGGTGGGGTATCCGCCGGGTAACGGCGTCTCGGTGTAGCGCGATGCAACACCAACTCTCCTGAAGTGAGGCTTGAATCACATGCAGGACAGTACATCTGGCAACTGAGAACCGCTGCACGATGAGGAATGAGCCATGACACAGCGCAATACGACCACCGCGAACACCTCTGC
The window above is part of the Mycolicibacterium fortuitum subsp. fortuitum genome. Proteins encoded here:
- a CDS encoding SDR family NAD(P)-dependent oxidoreductase, with protein sequence MVNLTRECALQYATHNIQINALCPGFVRTGLAGGVYDDPSFVAALKAQVPMGRIAEAHEFSGAILMLASHASDYMTGQTLVLDGGVSAG